A window of Sander vitreus isolate 19-12246 chromosome 18, sanVit1, whole genome shotgun sequence contains these coding sequences:
- the tbx18 gene encoding T-box transcription factor TBX18 isoform X2: MAEKRRSPCALSVKAHAFSVEALIGAEKRRRKAGEDAVSADYEDGTDVSDLTGSPGPRADRACTSDRGSEAECASDGSQSEDALLESPQPAAPCTAPVTASGEETRVDLQGSDLWKRFHEIGTEMIITKAGRRMFPAMRVKITGLDPHQQYYIAMDIIPVDNKRYRYVYHSSKWMVAGNADSPVPPRVYIHPDSPASGETWMRQVVSFDKLKLTNNELDDQGHIILHSMHKYQPRVHVIRKECGEELSPVRAIPAGEGTRTFAFPETVFTTVTAYQNQQITRLKIDRNPFAKGFRDSGRNRMGLEALVESYAFWRPSLRTLTFEDIPGITKQGIPGVHGGIGSSSHLLSTSPCSSPFQVCPLSPPDYTCSRPTHPLHRYSNPQEPFPPPRGPSAYEGEGFCSLPLPASQFGYLSNPTPQGYAGLRLHTPPYSLYGYTFPPSPRLAASPDKMAAAATANHQSPFLGSSPSGTLTDSLGVLSGGQQGFLFDSRTLGLAGSQPGGGASQVTAHMG, encoded by the exons ATGGCAGAGAAGCGGCGGTCCCCGTGCGCGCTGAGTGTTAAGGCGCATGCATTCTCGGTAGAGGCGCTGATCGGAGCCGAAAAGAGACGCAGGAAGGCCGGGGAGGATGCTGTGTCCGCCGACTACGAGGACGGGACTGATGTCTCTGATCTAACCGGGAGCCCGGGGCCGCGAGCCGACAGAGCGTGCACCAGCGACCGAGGCAGCGAGGCAGAATGTGCAAGTGACGGATCCC AGAGCGAGGACGCGCTGCTCGAGAGCCCGCAGCCTGCAGCTCCGTGCACGGCGCCGGTAACCGCGAGCGGAGAGGAGACCCGCGTGGACCTGCAAGGATCAGACCTGTGGAAACGGTTCCACGAGATAGGCACGGAAATGATCATTACCAAGGCTGGACG GCGGATGTTCCCCGCTATGCGTGTGAAGATTACGGGCTTGGACCCACATCAGCAGTATTACATCGCCATGGATATAATCCCCGTGGACAACAAACGATACAG GTACGTGTACCACAGCTCCAAGTGGATGGTAGCGGGGAATGCGGACTCGCCTGTGCCGCCCAGAGTGTACATCCACCCGGACTCCCCGGCCTCAGGAGAGACGTGGATGCGTCAGGTGGTCAGCTTCGACAAACTTAAACTGACCAACAACGAACTGGACGACCAGGGACAT ATCATTCTGCACTCCATGCACAAGTACCAGCCGCGGGTCCATGTGATCCGTAAGGAGTGTGGAGAGGAGTTATCCCCAGTGAGAGCCATCCCTGCTGGGGAAGGCACCCGTACCTTCGCCTTCCCTGAGACGGTGTTCACCACCGTCACAGCGTATCAGAATCAACAG attacaaGGCTGAAAATTGACAGAAACCCATTTGCCAAAGGCTTCAGAGACTCTGGCAGAAACCG GATGGGTCTGGAGGCTTTGGTTGAGTCTTATGCATTCTGGCGTCCATCTCTGCGAACACTCACTTTTGAGGACATCCCTGGCATTACCAAGCAAG GGATCCCAGGAGTTCATGGTGGGATCGGATCATCATCTCACCTGCTCTCCACGTCCCCGTGCTCCTCACCTTTCCAGGTCTGCCCTCTCAGCCCGCCTGACTACACCTGCAGCCGACCCACGCACCCTCTCCATCGCTACAGCAACCCCCAGGAGCCGTTCCCCCCTCCCAGAGGTCCATCTGCGTATGAAGGCGAAGGATTCTGTTCTCTGCCTCTCCCTGCTTCTCAATTTGGCTATCTATCCAACCCCACGCCGCAGGGTTACGCTGGGCTTCGCCTCCACACACCGCCCTACAGCCTGTACGGTTACACATTCCCTCCCTCACCACGCCTCGCAGCCAGCCCTGATAAAATGGCTGCCGCTGCCACTGCCAATCATCAGAGTCCCTTCCTTGGCTCGTCTCCCAGTGGGACTCTAACGGACAGTCTGGGTGTACTCAGTGGAGGACAGCAGGGCTTCTTGTTTGACTCCCGGACTTTAGGACTGGCGGGTAGCCAGCCGGGAGGTGGGGCCTCACAGGTCACTGCCCACATGGGCTGA
- the tbx18 gene encoding T-box transcription factor TBX18 isoform X1 yields MAEKRRSPCALSVKAHAFSVEALIGAEKRRRKAGEDAVSADYEDGTDVSDLTGSPGPRADRACTSDRGSEAECASDGSPESEDALLESPQPAAPCTAPVTASGEETRVDLQGSDLWKRFHEIGTEMIITKAGRRMFPAMRVKITGLDPHQQYYIAMDIIPVDNKRYRYVYHSSKWMVAGNADSPVPPRVYIHPDSPASGETWMRQVVSFDKLKLTNNELDDQGHIILHSMHKYQPRVHVIRKECGEELSPVRAIPAGEGTRTFAFPETVFTTVTAYQNQQITRLKIDRNPFAKGFRDSGRNRMGLEALVESYAFWRPSLRTLTFEDIPGITKQGIPGVHGGIGSSSHLLSTSPCSSPFQVCPLSPPDYTCSRPTHPLHRYSNPQEPFPPPRGPSAYEGEGFCSLPLPASQFGYLSNPTPQGYAGLRLHTPPYSLYGYTFPPSPRLAASPDKMAAAATANHQSPFLGSSPSGTLTDSLGVLSGGQQGFLFDSRTLGLAGSQPGGGASQVTAHMG; encoded by the exons ATGGCAGAGAAGCGGCGGTCCCCGTGCGCGCTGAGTGTTAAGGCGCATGCATTCTCGGTAGAGGCGCTGATCGGAGCCGAAAAGAGACGCAGGAAGGCCGGGGAGGATGCTGTGTCCGCCGACTACGAGGACGGGACTGATGTCTCTGATCTAACCGGGAGCCCGGGGCCGCGAGCCGACAGAGCGTGCACCAGCGACCGAGGCAGCGAGGCAGAATGTGCAAGTGACGGATCCC CAGAGAGCGAGGACGCGCTGCTCGAGAGCCCGCAGCCTGCAGCTCCGTGCACGGCGCCGGTAACCGCGAGCGGAGAGGAGACCCGCGTGGACCTGCAAGGATCAGACCTGTGGAAACGGTTCCACGAGATAGGCACGGAAATGATCATTACCAAGGCTGGACG GCGGATGTTCCCCGCTATGCGTGTGAAGATTACGGGCTTGGACCCACATCAGCAGTATTACATCGCCATGGATATAATCCCCGTGGACAACAAACGATACAG GTACGTGTACCACAGCTCCAAGTGGATGGTAGCGGGGAATGCGGACTCGCCTGTGCCGCCCAGAGTGTACATCCACCCGGACTCCCCGGCCTCAGGAGAGACGTGGATGCGTCAGGTGGTCAGCTTCGACAAACTTAAACTGACCAACAACGAACTGGACGACCAGGGACAT ATCATTCTGCACTCCATGCACAAGTACCAGCCGCGGGTCCATGTGATCCGTAAGGAGTGTGGAGAGGAGTTATCCCCAGTGAGAGCCATCCCTGCTGGGGAAGGCACCCGTACCTTCGCCTTCCCTGAGACGGTGTTCACCACCGTCACAGCGTATCAGAATCAACAG attacaaGGCTGAAAATTGACAGAAACCCATTTGCCAAAGGCTTCAGAGACTCTGGCAGAAACCG GATGGGTCTGGAGGCTTTGGTTGAGTCTTATGCATTCTGGCGTCCATCTCTGCGAACACTCACTTTTGAGGACATCCCTGGCATTACCAAGCAAG GGATCCCAGGAGTTCATGGTGGGATCGGATCATCATCTCACCTGCTCTCCACGTCCCCGTGCTCCTCACCTTTCCAGGTCTGCCCTCTCAGCCCGCCTGACTACACCTGCAGCCGACCCACGCACCCTCTCCATCGCTACAGCAACCCCCAGGAGCCGTTCCCCCCTCCCAGAGGTCCATCTGCGTATGAAGGCGAAGGATTCTGTTCTCTGCCTCTCCCTGCTTCTCAATTTGGCTATCTATCCAACCCCACGCCGCAGGGTTACGCTGGGCTTCGCCTCCACACACCGCCCTACAGCCTGTACGGTTACACATTCCCTCCCTCACCACGCCTCGCAGCCAGCCCTGATAAAATGGCTGCCGCTGCCACTGCCAATCATCAGAGTCCCTTCCTTGGCTCGTCTCCCAGTGGGACTCTAACGGACAGTCTGGGTGTACTCAGTGGAGGACAGCAGGGCTTCTTGTTTGACTCCCGGACTTTAGGACTGGCGGGTAGCCAGCCGGGAGGTGGGGCCTCACAGGTCACTGCCCACATGGGCTGA